A stretch of the Geovibrio thiophilus genome encodes the following:
- a CDS encoding Crp/Fnr family transcriptional regulator — translation MRQVFFQKPWIYIEEPPQLREIYLKYGSLESLGRGTPLMNGGSEGKFYYLKKGLAAFSFQDKHERSFIFSLVIPGRALADIDGLTRELVNVTDSVIRPSEVLSITYDVWQKYIGNNPELMLLYTKGVVAKEETHMEAMIANYTLSVPERLRVFLKVLVTSYNPEIKNGWNMLPIYLSHREYAQILGASEVTVCRTVVEMYEKKLMSRNKRNIYVHSSLFEDMYDWTETQ, via the coding sequence ATGAGACAGGTATTTTTTCAAAAGCCATGGATCTACATTGAAGAACCGCCTCAACTCCGTGAAATTTATTTAAAATATGGTTCTTTGGAATCACTGGGGCGCGGCACCCCATTGATGAACGGAGGATCCGAAGGAAAATTTTATTATCTGAAAAAAGGATTGGCAGCATTCTCATTTCAGGACAAGCACGAACGAAGCTTCATCTTCAGCCTCGTTATCCCCGGGCGTGCACTTGCTGATATTGACGGTCTGACAAGAGAGTTAGTCAATGTAACTGACAGCGTGATAAGACCTTCGGAAGTTTTGAGCATCACCTACGATGTATGGCAAAAGTATATCGGTAATAACCCCGAGCTTATGCTTCTTTACACTAAAGGAGTGGTAGCTAAGGAAGAAACCCATATGGAAGCCATGATCGCCAACTATACTCTCAGTGTTCCCGAAAGGTTGAGAGTATTTTTAAAAGTGCTTGTAACTTCATATAATCCGGAAATTAAAAACGGCTGGAACATGCTCCCCATCTATCTTAGTCACAGAGAATACGCACAAATACTCGGAGCATCAGAGGTTACGGTTTGCCGCACGGTTGTTGAAATGTATGAGAAAAAATTAATGAGCAGAAACAAGCGGAATATTTACGTTCATTCGTCACTCTTTGAAGACATGTACGATTGGACTGAAACGCAGTAA
- a CDS encoding SphA family protein translates to MLARYMPITFIKIRKAVIVLLLLFLVSAFSPANAQDYALGSEGIKAASIPGPGFYYVMYNQYFSSDEFRDRSGDKIDNPPEIKTFANVHRFIWMTKKKILGADYGMNLIIPAVYVDIETAAGDDSEFNIGDTTIEPLTLAWHGKRYDAVFGAAMYLPTGEYDKSDLANTGNDHYTLMTTYGVTFYPDEDKLWSVSVLARHEKHFENRDLDITYGDDLNLEWGVGRTIGIFDAGLSGYAHWQITDDSGKDVSWDKSVHDRKFGIGPELNAFISQINGQVKIKYYKEFSTEDSTEGNALWLTFSTKL, encoded by the coding sequence ATGTTAGCCAGATATATGCCCATAACTTTTATAAAAATCAGAAAAGCGGTAATCGTACTGCTTCTGCTTTTTCTGGTATCAGCTTTTTCACCTGCAAACGCGCAGGATTACGCGCTTGGTTCAGAAGGTATAAAGGCCGCCAGCATACCCGGACCCGGCTTTTACTATGTAATGTACAACCAATATTTCTCTTCCGATGAATTCAGAGACCGCAGCGGTGATAAAATTGACAATCCTCCGGAAATCAAAACATTTGCCAACGTTCACCGTTTTATATGGATGACAAAAAAGAAAATCCTCGGTGCTGATTACGGAATGAATCTGATAATCCCGGCTGTTTATGTTGATATTGAAACAGCCGCCGGTGATGACAGCGAGTTTAATATCGGTGACACAACCATTGAACCGTTGACTCTCGCATGGCACGGCAAAAGATATGACGCTGTCTTTGGTGCTGCCATGTATCTCCCCACTGGAGAATACGACAAATCAGATTTGGCCAATACAGGCAATGATCATTATACACTGATGACTACATACGGCGTAACCTTCTATCCGGATGAAGACAAACTGTGGAGCGTTTCTGTTTTAGCCAGACATGAGAAACACTTTGAAAACAGGGATCTTGATATTACATACGGGGACGACCTGAACTTGGAATGGGGAGTAGGGCGGACAATCGGAATCTTTGATGCAGGTCTTTCAGGCTATGCTCACTGGCAGATTACTGATGATTCAGGAAAAGATGTGTCATGGGATAAATCTGTTCACGACAGGAAATTCGGAATCGGTCCGGAGCTCAACGCTTTTATCTCCCAAATCAACGGTCAGGTAAAAATAAAATATTACAAAGAGTTCAGCACTGAAGACTCAACAGAGGGCAATGCTCTCTGGTTAACCTTCTCAACGAAACTTTAG
- a CDS encoding HAD family hydrolase — protein sequence MFRMIIFDLDGTVLNTLDDIHSSLMDTMEKFDLEKFGIETTKTYVGDGISKLIERAVSSEKYSENIENCFREIYNKKLVETTKPYDGITDIMERFKAAGVCQVVLSNKATEYTDSIVRHFGLDKYLDGWYGFDCFHEKKPSPLPVREILKEKGFSPEETLMIGDNYTDIESGAGAGIKTCFCKYGYGKLRAVQADYFIDSPSEIPLIAGFK from the coding sequence ATGTTTAGGATGATAATTTTTGATCTTGACGGTACGGTTCTCAATACTCTGGATGATATTCACTCCTCTCTGATGGATACTATGGAAAAGTTTGATTTGGAAAAATTCGGTATAGAGACCACGAAAACCTATGTCGGTGACGGAATAAGTAAGCTTATAGAAAGAGCTGTATCATCAGAGAAATACAGCGAAAATATAGAAAACTGCTTTAGGGAAATCTACAACAAAAAGCTGGTGGAAACAACAAAACCTTATGATGGAATTACAGACATTATGGAACGCTTTAAGGCAGCCGGAGTCTGTCAGGTGGTGCTCTCAAATAAGGCAACAGAGTACACCGACTCCATAGTACGGCACTTCGGGCTGGATAAATATCTGGACGGCTGGTACGGCTTTGACTGTTTCCATGAGAAGAAGCCCTCGCCTCTGCCCGTTCGTGAAATATTGAAAGAAAAGGGCTTTTCTCCTGAGGAAACCCTGATGATTGGCGACAACTACACCGATATAGAAAGCGGCGCCGGAGCGGGTATAAAAACTTGCTTTTGTAAATACGGCTATGGTAAATTGAGAGCTGTTCAGGCGGATTATTTCATTGATTCGCCTTCGGAAATCCCTCTGATAGCAGGTTTTAAATGA
- a CDS encoding amidohydrolase family protein, which translates to MTKKAIYADWIYYDGKIEQNKYLVINDNIIEGLAPAPENGCEVVRRENSAIFPGLINTHAHLPMSMFRGLADDLALMDWLRNHIWPVESKWLSETFVHDATLLSAVEMIRCGTVCANDMYFFSDHVASALIRCGLRGVVGVGVLDFPTKTGKGADDYISKGAALYQKYKDHETIDISICPHAPYTVNPDNFRKCVEFCGRHDILLHTHLLEAPTERADITERYGKSPVELMNEVGAFDIKSIFAHTIHPTDEEIELMGSKGVCVSHCLESNMKLASGFSPVKKMLDAGMNVTIGTDGQASNNDIDMIGEMSSVAKFHKAFNMDATVLDAATVLDMATKNAAKALGLGKCGELKAGYKADFFVLSFDAVNLTPVYNPVSHLIYSASQRDVTDVYVNGKCLMKKGIITVIDEDEIKEKARSWAAKIKE; encoded by the coding sequence ATGACAAAAAAGGCAATCTACGCAGACTGGATCTACTATGACGGAAAGATTGAGCAGAATAAATATCTTGTAATCAATGACAATATAATCGAGGGTCTTGCCCCCGCGCCTGAAAACGGCTGTGAGGTTGTCAGGCGTGAAAATTCCGCCATATTCCCCGGGCTTATAAACACCCACGCCCACCTTCCTATGTCAATGTTCAGAGGGCTTGCGGACGATCTCGCTCTCATGGACTGGCTCAGGAACCACATATGGCCTGTGGAATCCAAGTGGCTTTCGGAAACATTCGTGCATGACGCCACCCTGCTCTCCGCCGTGGAAATGATACGCTGCGGAACGGTGTGCGCCAATGATATGTACTTTTTCTCCGATCATGTGGCTTCAGCCCTTATCAGATGCGGGCTTCGCGGTGTAGTGGGTGTCGGGGTGCTGGATTTCCCCACCAAAACCGGCAAAGGCGCTGATGATTACATCTCCAAAGGCGCCGCCCTTTATCAGAAATACAAAGATCATGAAACAATAGATATTTCCATCTGTCCGCACGCTCCGTATACGGTTAATCCGGACAATTTCCGTAAATGCGTGGAGTTCTGCGGCAGACATGATATTCTGCTGCATACCCACCTTCTGGAAGCACCTACAGAAAGAGCTGATATAACAGAAAGATATGGCAAATCGCCAGTTGAGCTCATGAACGAGGTCGGAGCGTTCGATATAAAGTCGATCTTCGCCCACACAATACACCCCACTGATGAAGAAATCGAACTCATGGGCAGCAAGGGCGTGTGCGTATCGCATTGCCTTGAAAGCAACATGAAGCTTGCCAGCGGATTTTCACCTGTCAAAAAGATGCTCGACGCCGGAATGAACGTCACCATCGGAACTGACGGACAGGCAAGCAACAATGATATTGATATGATTGGTGAAATGAGCAGCGTTGCCAAATTCCATAAGGCGTTTAATATGGATGCGACCGTTCTGGATGCTGCGACAGTGCTTGATATGGCTACCAAAAACGCCGCAAAAGCCCTCGGACTTGGAAAATGCGGTGAACTGAAAGCGGGTTACAAGGCAGACTTCTTCGTTCTTTCATTTGATGCAGTGAACCTGACTCCCGTATACAATCCTGTTTCGCACCTTATATATTCCGCAAGCCAGCGGGACGTCACTGATGTTTATGTAAATGGCAAGTGTCTGATGAAAAAAGGGATTATTACTGTCATCGATGAGGATGAGATAAAAGAGAAAGCCCGTTCATGGGCGGCTAAGATAAAAGAATAA
- the ptsP gene encoding phosphoenolpyruvate--protein phosphotransferase: MRKIELLLEISNIILDAESMEDVITRTVTHLRRGLGSDVCSVYLLSKFKKDTLTLMATDGLSQSAVGNVTMKTSEGLTGLSFTNGEYTFIRNASKHPRFNYFPGINEEPFNTYIGVPLKGRAHIIGVLVFQFKKDRKNTEAMKALIKAAAAQVSTIMMKHYLYEPHNDDDMYEGEINVRGIPLSGGIAIGSPAMVLSRFVEKNTGNLDISRELQELENAFLKTKADLLKLIDELDNNGSNSDSEIFQTHLLMLEDSMFREDIKKHVTEHRKSAAFSVRHVADKVIKRFMSIPDRYIRERAGDVEDISKRLLSHLGVMRRDVELGENSILIADALTPGETASLDLEKVTGFITSKDGATSHTAILAKSRHIPAVSGVKKLSEFMEVAQTIILDGDSGEIFINPTAERLKEYNEKLNNIKQKPDLGEADPNIVLPDGERVYFYANVSSLLDAERARSLKADGIGLVRTEIFYLQNPAGFGFEEQVKAYEEILSMFPGDVVFRLFDIGADKKSNLEIPEDNPALGNRGIRLLLDGKRMLEEQLRALIEVYSSYPSLKIMVPFVSTPEELRDVVLLGRQIAEERGVKAPSFGTMIEIPSAVFYIEELAEYCDFFSIGSNDLFQYFFAVDRTNPAVSSLYQTNNKAFLALLEHIYQRVAKTGRKLEICGEIAADERILSHLIKTGYRIFSLNPYVINDLRHFIRNTLC; the protein is encoded by the coding sequence ATGAGAAAAATTGAACTTCTGCTTGAAATCAGCAATATCATTCTGGATGCCGAAAGCATGGAAGATGTTATTACCAGAACAGTAACCCATCTTAGGCGGGGTCTGGGCAGTGACGTCTGTTCGGTTTATCTTTTGAGCAAATTCAAAAAAGACACGCTCACGCTCATGGCTACGGACGGTCTCAGCCAGTCCGCCGTGGGCAATGTAACCATGAAAACCTCTGAAGGTCTGACAGGGCTCAGTTTCACTAACGGCGAGTATACTTTCATCAGAAACGCTTCCAAACACCCCAGATTCAACTATTTTCCCGGCATAAACGAAGAACCCTTCAATACATACATAGGCGTTCCTCTCAAGGGGCGCGCCCATATCATCGGCGTGCTTGTTTTCCAGTTCAAGAAGGACAGAAAGAACACCGAAGCTATGAAAGCGCTTATCAAAGCTGCCGCCGCACAGGTTTCCACCATAATGATGAAGCACTATCTTTATGAGCCGCACAACGATGACGATATGTACGAGGGCGAAATCAACGTGCGGGGAATACCCCTTTCCGGCGGAATAGCCATAGGCTCACCCGCTATGGTGCTTTCAAGGTTCGTGGAAAAAAACACAGGGAATCTTGATATATCCAGAGAGCTTCAGGAGCTCGAAAACGCTTTCTTGAAGACCAAGGCAGATCTCCTGAAACTTATTGATGAACTTGATAATAACGGCAGCAACTCGGATTCGGAGATTTTTCAGACACACCTGTTGATGCTGGAAGACAGCATGTTCAGGGAAGATATAAAGAAACACGTCACAGAACACAGGAAAAGCGCAGCATTCAGCGTCCGCCATGTGGCGGATAAGGTGATAAAGCGCTTTATGTCCATACCGGACAGATACATACGGGAGAGAGCAGGGGATGTTGAGGACATATCAAAACGCCTTCTCAGTCACTTGGGCGTTATGAGACGGGATGTGGAGTTGGGCGAAAACAGCATCCTCATAGCTGATGCCCTCACACCCGGGGAAACAGCTTCCCTTGACCTTGAAAAGGTTACAGGCTTCATAACCTCAAAGGACGGGGCGACAAGCCACACGGCAATCCTTGCGAAAAGCAGACATATACCAGCGGTAAGCGGAGTGAAGAAGCTCTCGGAGTTTATGGAAGTGGCGCAGACAATAATCCTTGACGGTGACAGCGGGGAGATATTTATCAACCCCACTGCGGAAAGGCTTAAGGAATATAACGAAAAGCTCAATAATATAAAGCAGAAGCCGGATCTGGGCGAGGCTGACCCGAACATTGTTCTCCCTGATGGGGAGCGGGTGTATTTCTACGCCAACGTATCAAGCCTTCTGGACGCTGAAAGGGCGCGCAGCCTCAAGGCGGACGGAATAGGGCTTGTGCGCACGGAGATTTTCTATCTTCAGAATCCCGCAGGCTTCGGATTTGAAGAGCAGGTGAAAGCATATGAGGAAATCCTCTCCATGTTTCCGGGAGATGTGGTTTTCAGGCTGTTTGACATAGGCGCGGACAAGAAAAGCAATCTTGAAATCCCTGAGGATAATCCGGCGCTGGGCAACAGAGGAATAAGGCTCCTTCTGGACGGTAAGCGGATGCTTGAGGAGCAGCTCAGGGCGCTTATTGAAGTATATTCGTCTTACCCTTCGCTGAAGATAATGGTTCCTTTTGTATCAACTCCGGAGGAGCTGCGGGATGTTGTACTCCTCGGCAGACAGATAGCGGAGGAGAGAGGAGTAAAGGCTCCGTCCTTCGGCACTATGATAGAGATCCCGTCCGCCGTATTCTACATCGAGGAGCTGGCGGAATACTGCGATTTCTTCAGCATAGGCTCAAACGATCTCTTTCAGTACTTTTTCGCGGTGGACAGAACAAACCCTGCGGTGAGCTCACTGTATCAAACTAATAATAAAGCATTTCTTGCTCTTCTTGAGCACATATACCAAAGAGTCGCCAAAACAGGCAGGAAGCTGGAAATCTGCGGCGAGATAGCGGCGGATGAACGGATCCTCAGCCACCTTATAAAAACCGGATACAGGATTTTCAGTCTGAACCCATATGTTATTAATGATTTAAGACATTTTATCAGAAATACACTCTGTTAG
- the purB gene encoding adenylosuccinate lyase yields MDINTYSNPLNERYASKEMLYLFSPHKKFSTWRKLWIALAESEKELGLNITDEQIAEMKANVDNIDFPYAAEMERKFRHDVMAHVHTFGKVCPKAMPIIHLGATSAYVGDNTDLIVMKEAMVLIRKKLISVMNNIAKFAVKYKDMPALGFTHFQPAQLTTVGKRACLWLQDFMLDFETLEFAIENLRFRGVKGTTGTQASFLHLFEGDHDKVRRLDITVSSKMDFDKVLTITGQTYTRKQDSRVLAALASLAESAHKMATDIRLLANLKEVEEPFEKNQIGSSAMAYKRNPMRSERVCSLSRHVITLSINPYMTHATQWFERTLDDSANRRISNSEAFLTMDAVLELLYNITDGLVVYERMIHRRVMDELPFMATENIIMESVKRGGDRQELHEIIREASMEAGKRVKSEGLDNDLLERLANHSGVPLTREEIDSLLEPSKFVGRAPEQVTDFLEGEVQPILDKYRDCIGLDVDIKV; encoded by the coding sequence ATGGACATCAATACTTACTCAAACCCTCTCAACGAGAGATACGCAAGTAAAGAGATGCTTTACCTCTTCTCTCCACACAAAAAATTCTCTACATGGAGAAAGCTTTGGATAGCACTTGCCGAATCAGAAAAGGAGCTGGGGCTTAACATCACCGATGAGCAGATCGCCGAGATGAAGGCAAATGTTGACAATATAGATTTCCCCTATGCTGCTGAAATGGAAAGGAAATTCCGCCATGATGTTATGGCGCATGTTCACACTTTCGGTAAAGTATGCCCGAAGGCTATGCCGATAATACATCTCGGTGCTACGAGCGCTTATGTCGGTGATAATACTGACCTTATCGTGATGAAAGAGGCAATGGTTCTGATACGCAAAAAACTCATCAGCGTTATGAATAATATAGCCAAATTTGCCGTGAAATATAAAGACATGCCCGCTCTCGGCTTCACCCACTTTCAGCCGGCTCAGCTTACCACTGTGGGCAAGCGTGCTTGTCTCTGGCTTCAGGACTTCATGCTGGATTTTGAAACTCTTGAGTTCGCCATTGAGAACCTCCGTTTCAGGGGTGTTAAAGGAACCACGGGCACTCAGGCGTCATTCCTTCACCTTTTTGAGGGTGACCACGACAAGGTTCGCAGGCTGGATATAACTGTTTCCTCCAAAATGGACTTTGACAAGGTTCTCACAATCACGGGACAGACATATACCAGAAAACAGGATTCAAGAGTGCTTGCCGCCCTCGCCTCCCTTGCGGAATCAGCCCATAAGATGGCGACAGATATAAGGCTTCTTGCCAACCTTAAAGAGGTCGAAGAGCCCTTTGAAAAGAACCAGATAGGCTCCAGCGCCATGGCTTACAAACGCAACCCTATGCGAAGCGAGCGTGTATGCTCTCTCTCAAGGCACGTGATAACACTCAGCATAAATCCATACATGACCCACGCCACGCAGTGGTTTGAACGTACTCTGGACGACTCTGCCAACAGAAGAATCAGCAACTCCGAAGCTTTCCTCACCATGGACGCCGTTCTGGAGCTGCTTTACAACATAACAGACGGTCTTGTGGTTTACGAAAGGATGATCCACAGGCGTGTAATGGACGAGCTGCCTTTTATGGCAACGGAAAACATCATCATGGAATCTGTAAAACGCGGCGGCGACAGGCAGGAACTCCACGAAATAATCCGTGAGGCATCCATGGAGGCGGGAAAACGGGTTAAGTCCGAAGGGCTTGACAATGATCTTCTTGAGAGGCTTGCGAATCACTCAGGTGTGCCCCTCACCCGCGAGGAGATAGACAGTCTCCTTGAGCCTTCCAAGTTTGTCGGCAGAGCCCCTGAACAGGTCACAGACTTTTTGGAAGGTGAAGTTCAGCCGATACTGGATAAATACAGGGACTGCATCGGTCTGGATGTGGATATAAAGGTTTAA
- a CDS encoding FAD-dependent oxidoreductase, with protein sequence MLRNLFVYLAVMMLCASSVLAAPKRQIVETDVVVVGSGLAGLSAAAVASENGLKVYLIEKMPTLGGAAPFVEGTFAVESYMQRQSSDRITTDQAWNMAMEFSHWKANGAVLRALINRSAENVDWMKERGVVFEKVHTVIYNGPKTWHLFHEGSGATAVKTLVDIIHKTGNKTMTETAGKKLITDGKGNVVGIIAENTDSGDEIEFHTKGGVILCTGGFANNLKMMKKYIANAEQLVAGPKAGREGDGINMAMAAGAGTESMSSLLVLGGIPIGQDPNQTLTDTTPLGQITSVLRQPLLWVSKAGNRFFNEQHSSDWTVSQNAIERVGKRYFVVMDQNTVNELKTKGTLMPYSDWVPAGTHLNLIDEGIKEGEKKGYAFKADTIDALAKKIGVPAENLKKTVADINRFTDYNYDEVFGKDRRFLRKVEKGPFYAVEGEPSFMSTIGGVRINANMQAVTDDDTPINGLYAAGIDAGGMFGDTYDLIMPGSLSSYAATGGRIASEHIAVKLGKIKK encoded by the coding sequence ATGTTGCGTAATTTATTTGTTTATTTAGCAGTGATGATGCTGTGCGCATCATCAGTCCTTGCTGCACCGAAGCGGCAAATTGTTGAAACTGATGTTGTAGTTGTCGGTTCAGGTCTTGCCGGTCTTTCTGCTGCGGCTGTCGCCTCAGAAAACGGGCTGAAGGTTTATCTTATTGAAAAAATGCCTACATTAGGAGGAGCCGCTCCTTTTGTTGAAGGCACATTCGCTGTCGAAAGCTACATGCAGCGGCAATCTTCTGACAGGATAACAACCGATCAGGCGTGGAATATGGCAATGGAATTCAGCCATTGGAAAGCCAACGGCGCAGTGCTGAGGGCATTAATTAACCGTTCGGCGGAAAATGTCGACTGGATGAAAGAGCGCGGAGTGGTCTTTGAAAAGGTTCACACCGTAATATATAACGGTCCTAAAACATGGCATCTGTTCCATGAGGGTTCAGGTGCGACAGCCGTTAAAACTCTTGTCGATATTATCCATAAAACGGGTAATAAAACAATGACCGAAACCGCCGGGAAAAAACTCATTACTGACGGCAAAGGTAATGTCGTCGGAATAATAGCAGAAAACACTGACAGCGGTGACGAGATAGAATTTCACACCAAAGGCGGCGTAATTCTCTGCACAGGCGGATTTGCCAACAACCTGAAGATGATGAAAAAGTACATTGCCAACGCCGAACAGCTCGTTGCCGGTCCGAAAGCCGGTCGTGAAGGCGATGGTATAAACATGGCTATGGCAGCAGGAGCAGGAACGGAAAGCATGAGCTCTCTGCTTGTGCTCGGCGGCATTCCTATCGGTCAGGATCCTAACCAAACCCTCACAGACACAACCCCTCTCGGGCAGATCACCAGTGTTCTCCGTCAGCCGCTTCTCTGGGTCAGCAAGGCGGGCAACCGTTTCTTCAATGAGCAGCACTCCTCAGACTGGACTGTTTCTCAGAATGCTATTGAACGCGTCGGGAAAAGATACTTTGTTGTTATGGATCAGAACACTGTCAATGAGCTTAAAACAAAAGGAACTCTTATGCCTTACAGCGACTGGGTTCCGGCAGGAACACACTTAAACCTCATTGATGAGGGAATTAAAGAAGGCGAGAAAAAAGGCTATGCTTTCAAAGCGGATACAATTGACGCTCTTGCCAAAAAAATTGGTGTGCCCGCTGAAAATCTTAAGAAAACTGTCGCTGATATTAACAGATTTACCGATTATAACTACGATGAGGTATTCGGCAAAGACAGAAGATTTCTCCGCAAAGTCGAAAAAGGTCCTTTCTACGCAGTTGAAGGAGAACCGTCATTTATGAGCACAATCGGCGGTGTACGCATTAACGCAAACATGCAGGCTGTAACGGATGATGATACTCCGATAAACGGTCTTTATGCGGCCGGTATAGACGCAGGGGGCATGTTCGGTGATACCTACGATCTTATCATGCCCGGTTCTCTTTCAAGCTATGCGGCAACAGGAGGCAGAATCGCTTCTGAGCATATTGCCGTAAAACTTGGTAAAATTAAAAAATAA
- a CDS encoding MFS transporter — MFHRQECTMRNNMQKRRFIILFTINFFITLAFAANDSLFPLFYNKYYSQGLTFGFAFAFYAASKILFSPLAGSIIDRYGSRIVLFFALVLFTTVSLMFCLVHGAKIILILRALQGIACAMFRPVMYCLLEFSEKQRGKTLGIFDLSFYSAVAAAPFTGSVIVENFGFGYLFLFIILCCCFCIFLVFFIGENKKNEPIYDKKQSQVFKKTEINTMMIYIFCRAWGISAVTVFLPIYLSGLSVSVKGIGLALSLSALLTAVFLPFTGRLADYFHKEILIVCGGLAVSSLLIATVLLNSYVYILAVLLFSGIFSAVSQPACLAFLMEQSESAVHGSILGHFNMFMGLGFACSPVFSSILFKYAGIKSVFIFSGLMGIVSTIVFFLMRTGRISAQSMSAIGNEPADWSAGKVTGT, encoded by the coding sequence GTGTTCCATAGACAGGAATGCACCATGCGGAATAATATGCAAAAGCGGAGATTCATAATTCTTTTCACAATAAATTTTTTTATCACACTTGCTTTTGCGGCAAATGACTCACTTTTCCCGTTATTTTATAATAAATACTATTCACAGGGACTGACATTCGGGTTTGCGTTTGCTTTTTATGCTGCATCAAAAATATTGTTCTCACCTCTGGCAGGCAGCATTATTGACAGGTATGGTTCACGTATAGTTCTCTTTTTCGCGCTTGTATTGTTCACCACAGTCTCGCTCATGTTCTGTTTGGTACATGGAGCAAAGATTATTCTGATATTAAGAGCGTTACAGGGAATTGCGTGTGCCATGTTTCGTCCTGTGATGTACTGCCTGCTTGAGTTTTCTGAAAAACAAAGAGGAAAAACCTTGGGTATTTTTGACTTATCGTTTTATTCCGCTGTTGCGGCGGCACCGTTTACAGGCAGCGTTATTGTCGAAAATTTCGGATTCGGTTATTTATTTTTATTTATAATACTTTGCTGTTGTTTTTGCATTTTTCTTGTTTTTTTCATAGGGGAAAACAAGAAAAATGAGCCTATATACGACAAAAAACAAAGTCAGGTTTTTAAAAAGACAGAGATCAACACTATGATGATTTATATCTTTTGCAGAGCATGGGGAATTTCCGCTGTCACGGTTTTCCTTCCTATATACCTCAGCGGATTATCCGTATCTGTAAAAGGAATCGGTCTGGCTCTCAGTCTGTCAGCGTTGCTAACCGCGGTTTTTTTACCGTTTACTGGTAGATTGGCAGATTATTTTCATAAAGAAATACTTATTGTCTGCGGAGGTTTGGCAGTATCATCCCTTCTTATCGCAACCGTATTGCTTAACAGCTATGTGTATATACTTGCTGTACTGCTTTTCAGCGGTATATTCAGTGCTGTTTCCCAGCCTGCCTGCCTTGCCTTCCTGATGGAACAGAGTGAGAGCGCTGTGCACGGCAGTATCCTAGGGCACTTTAATATGTTTATGGGGCTTGGTTTTGCATGCAGCCCCGTTTTCAGCTCAATTCTTTTCAAATATGCCGGAATTAAATCAGTTTTTATATTTTCAGGACTCATGGGGATAGTTTCGACAATTGTTTTTTTCTTAATGAGAACCGGCAGAATTTCAGCTCAATCCATGTCGGCAATCGGTAATGAGCCTGCTGATTGGAGCGCAGGCAAGGTCACGGGAACATAA
- a CDS encoding cytochrome c3 family protein: MLNNKHIYTIVLVFLTVSLWGFAEASDKQINAKHAEAGITCSDCHQTDTPSRSASQQSCRSCHENIDAGENLILKSADGKEYSVNPHNAHTGSLRCTICHHIHSPSELYCNKECHHTFTISVP; encoded by the coding sequence ATGTTAAATAATAAACACATATATACTATTGTACTCGTTTTTCTGACAGTCTCTCTCTGGGGTTTCGCAGAGGCTTCCGATAAACAAATTAATGCGAAGCATGCAGAAGCCGGAATAACATGTAGTGACTGCCACCAAACAGACACTCCTTCCAGATCTGCTTCGCAGCAATCGTGCAGATCCTGCCATGAGAATATTGACGCAGGTGAAAACCTTATTCTCAAAAGCGCTGACGGCAAAGAGTATTCAGTAAACCCTCATAATGCCCACACTGGTTCCCTGAGGTGCACTATATGCCATCATATTCATTCCCCTTCGGAGTTGTATTGTAACAAAGAATGTCACCATACTTTCACAATAAGTGTTCCATAG
- a CDS encoding RrF2 family transcriptional regulator, with translation MRMSKKTEYAVHSLVIIACRCGSHVQLEELAEKQNISKSYLAKVMQELSKTGMIKASPGVNGGYCIGKELTKITLADIFRVFEDTPKSISCQFANRNCDAQGVCEITQRVGKAFEKLYEELEKTSLADLVAKADVSSFSLSWLKG, from the coding sequence ATGAGGATGTCTAAAAAGACCGAATATGCGGTGCACAGTCTTGTGATTATAGCTTGCAGATGCGGCAGCCATGTTCAGCTTGAAGAGCTTGCGGAAAAGCAGAATATATCAAAATCTTATCTCGCAAAAGTGATGCAGGAGCTCTCTAAAACAGGAATGATAAAAGCAAGTCCGGGTGTAAACGGCGGATACTGCATTGGAAAAGAGCTGACTAAAATAACTCTCGCTGATATATTCCGTGTGTTTGAAGACACGCCGAAAAGTATCTCCTGCCAGTTTGCCAACAGAAACTGTGATGCTCAAGGTGTTTGCGAAATAACGCAAAGAGTAGGGAAAGCTTTTGAAAAGCTTTACGAAGAACTGGAAAAAACCTCTCTTGCGGATCTGGTGGCTAAGGCAGATGTGTCCAGCTTTTCCTTAAGCTGGCTGAAAGGATAA